In the genome of Coxiella burnetii, the window TTTTCATCAAAACTGATTGTTGACAACAAGGGTGGGTCCATATACGTATGAGCGAAGCGAAATACGGGAAAACAATGATGTCATCTATTGTCCCCGTATTTCGCTTCGCTCATACGGGCTACTGGTTGAAAACCTACACTTTACATAAACAATATTGTGGATAGCTAGCAAACTTGGCTCTATTTTTCCCAACTAATATTCAATTTCTTATGCTTTTTCGCACACTCACGTAAATACAAGTTAATTAACATTTGATAGGGAATGTTACTGTCTTCAGCAAGACGCTTAAAATAATTTATTGTTTCTGCATCCAACCGTATCGTCACTTGTTTTTTTAACCCTTTCGCATAAGGGTTTTTTTTCGCTTTTGAAAAATCGTATTCTTTTTTCATAGCATTACCCTCTTGTATTGATTTGCCTCTCTTTTCGTTGCTTTTCTAGCTGATATGATTCGAATAACATTGTCCTTTTCACGGTAACAATGACAAATAACCAAGATACGAGCTACTGCGCTCACACCTAAGATGATGAACCTGTCTTCC includes:
- a CDS encoding BrnA antitoxin family protein is translated as MKKEYDFSKAKKNPYAKGLKKQVTIRLDAETINYFKRLAEDSNIPYQMLINLYLRECAKKHKKLNISWEK
- a CDS encoding BrnT family toxin, whose translation is MRDIRFEWDEKKALSNKKKHGVSFSEAKTVFYDENAKMIHDPEHSEEEDRFIILGVSAVARILVICHCYREKDNVIRIISARKATKREANQYKRVML